ACACAGGCTAATTCCTCGCAAGGATGGCTCTGGAATTTGGGAGGGTTTCATCAAGGGGGTTAGGATAGGCTCTAGATATAAGTACTACGTGGTTTCTAGAAACGGTGAGTACAGGGTATTTAAGGGCGACCCGTACGCGTACTTATGGGAGAAGCCCCCCAAGACGGCTTCAGTAATCTGGGACTTGAGTTACGAGTGGAGAGACGATGAGTGGTTACGCAGTAGGAAGGCTAGGAATTCATATGAAGCTCCTGTATCCATATATGAAGTTCACTTAGGTTCCTGGCGAAGGAGACCTGACGAAGGTAATAGATTCCTGTCTTACCGTGAGTTAGCGGATGAGCTGTGTGAATACTTAGTTGACATGAGTTATACGCATGTGGAGTTCCTACCTGTAATGGAGCATCCCTTCTATGGTTCTTGGGGTTATCAGGTAACGGGTTACTACGCACCAACGAGCAGGTATGGGAAACCACAAGACTTCATGTACTTAGTTGATAAACTGCATAGACATGGCATTGGAGTGGTGCTTGATTGGGTTCCCTCCCACTTCGCTACGGACGAGCACGGACTGGTGTTCTTCGATGGGACCTGCTTATACGAGTATGAGGACTGGAGGAAAAGAATTCACCCGGACTGGGGTAGCCACGTGTTCGACTACAGTAAAGGTGAAGTGAGGTCCTTCTTGATAAGTAACGCATTGTTTTGGATCGAGAAGTATCACGTCGATGGTCTAAGGATGGATGCTGTAGCATCGATGCTTTATCTAGATTACTCAAGGAAGCCCGGTGAGTGGACTCCTAACCCCCTCGGCGGCAGGGAAAACTTGGAGGCCGTGGACTTCGTGAGAACCTTCAATAAGGTTGTACACAGATACTGCCCAGGCGTTCTGACTATAGCTGAGGAGTCCAGCGCGTGGCCTAAGGTATCGAGACCAGTGGAGAACGGTGGATTGGGGTTCGACATGAAGTGGAATATGGGATGGATGCATGATACGCTCTACTACATGTCTAAGGATCCCATATACCGTAAGTATCATCACGACATACTGACCTTCAACGTGTGGTATGTATTCTATGAGAACTTCATCAACCCACTATCGCATGATGAGGTGGTTCACGGCAAGAAGTCTCTGGTACGTAAGATGCCAGGTGATGACTGGCAGAAGTTCGCCAACCTGAGGCTCCTCTATGGGTATATGTATGCACATCCTGGGAAGAAGATGCTTTTCATGGGCAATGAAATAGCCCAGTGGGATGAGTGGGACCATGAGAGAGGTGTTGACTGGCACCTTCTTAAGCACCCAGAACACAGAGGCGTTCAGGCTTGGGTGAGAGACCTGAACTTAGTGTATGTGAGGGAGTCAGCCCTTCATGAACTGGACTTCAGCCATGAAGGCTTCGAGTGGGTTGACTTCAGGGATAGGGAGCAGAGCGTCATAGCCTTCCTCAGGAAGGGCTCAAGCGGTGACTTAATGCTGGTGGTCCTCAACTTCACTCCTGTCGTCAGATCAAGTTATCGAGTGGGTGTGCCGAGATCGGGCTTTTGGGAGGAACTACTGAATAGTGACCTAAGGACCTATGGGGGCTCAGGAGTAAGCAACGCCCCAGGCGTAATGTCCGAGAACATACCATATCATGAAAGACCTTACTCATTGGTGTTAACACTACCTCCGCTGGCGGCGGTTTTCCTTAAACATAGGGAGCGATATTAAGAATTCCAGCTAATCTAAGGCTTTTGATGTGATTCCTGTAATAAAAATAGGTGAAGGAGCTGTAATGATCACCTTCTCTCAAGAGAAGGTTTTAAGAGTGTCCTCAACACATTATTCGGTGTTTGGGTCGGCATGAGAAGATATGTGGTGATTCACGCGCACTTCTACCAACCATCTCGAGAGAATCCCTGGCTCTCAAGAGTGACTCAGGAGGCGAGTGCCCGCCCTTACCATGATTGGAACGAGAAGGTCATGGAGGAGTGCTACAGACCTAACGCGTTGATACCTATAGTGGATAAAGATGGATATGTAGTCGACGCTGTCAACAACTACTCTTGGTTGAGTTTTGATGTCGGCCCTACCTTATTGACGTGGCTTCGGGAGAACGCACTTGACGTCTACGAAGCCGTTGTGGAAGCGGACCACGTGAGCAGGGGAAGGTTCTCAGGCCATGGCTCTGCAATAGCCCAGGTCTACAATCACATGATAATGCCTCTTGCTAAGAGGGAGCTTAAGTACCTAGCTACCTACTGGGGTGTGGAAGCGTTTAGAGAAGCCTTTGGAAGATCTCCTGAGGGTATGTGGTTGCCTGAGACGGCGGTCGACGATGAAACTCTTGACGTCCTAGCAGAGTTGAGTATTAAATTCACGATTCTAGCACCTCATCAAGCCAGCATGGTGAGAACCCGGAGTGGTGAATGGGCGGATGTGAGTGGCGGGAGGATTAACGTCAGGATGCCTTACCTTTATAGAACCTCCTCAGGCAGGGCAATCACCCTCTTCTTCTACGACGCTCGACTTTCACATGGCGTGGCGTTCGGAGACTTGTTGTGTAACGGCGACACACTAGCTGAGAGCATAGCTAAGGCTTTCAGCGAAGAAGGTAAAAGAGAGTTAGTCGTCATAGCTACCGATGGGGAGACCTACGGACACCATAAAAGGCACGGGCATCTAGCGCTCGCATATGCCTTAAGAACTCTCACCGAGCAGGGAATCGCCAGAGTTACTAATTTCAGTGAGTTCTTGGAACTCAGTCCACCTGAGCATGAGGTTAGGATATTTGAGGGATCCTCATGGAGTTGCTCTCACGGGGTCGAGAGGTGGAGGAACGATTGCGGATGTAGGGTAGATACAAGCAGGGCATGGAGTCAGGAATGGAGGAAGCATCTTAGAGAAGCCATCGACTGGTTGAATAGCGTCTTGGTGAGCACATACTTTAATAAGGGGTCAGAGCTGTTTAAAGACCCATGGAGGGCTCTCCTAAACTACGTGAGCGTAGCGGGTAAGCCTGAGAGATTGCTTGTAGAGTATCTGAAAGATGTCTGCAAGACATCCCTCAGTGATAATGCTAAGGTCGAATCCCTCAAGTTATTGGAAATGATGAGACATGCGCTCCTCATGCAGTCCAGCGACGGTTGGTTCTTTGATGATATATCGAACATAGAGACTGTCCAGATAATGAAGCATGCTGCCAGAGCCATGGAGCTTGCGAAGGAGTTTACTGGGATTGATCTGGAGAATACCTTCCTAAGGTACGTTAGGAAGGCAAGGAGCAACGTGCCTGAACTGGTCAACGGGGAAAACATCTACAGAGAGTTAGTGAAGAATGCGAGCATCGATCACTACGACATATGTATACTTCACGCTGTACTTAGTCTAGTAGGTCTTCCTCTAGGAAAGGATGGGAGAAGAATCTTCGGCTATACAGTCAGCGACTTGATGAGTTTACCGATTACGTCAGGCATGTTTGACGCGGTGTTGGGGAAAGCTGTAGTCACTTCCTCAACTACCCTCGAACCCATTGAATGTGCCTACTACGCGCACATGGCAGATGATCACACAATACTGGGGGCCTCAGGCCCTTCCAGAAGGGTGGACCTGGGATCCTTAAATCACGAGGTTCTTGAGCATGTCAAGGTGCAGGATTCAAAGGGCCTCAGGGGGGTTCTATCTCTTCACTTCACTAAAGTGGAGGACGTGCTTATGATCGATCTCCTGGCTGGGATGAAGAACGTCTCTCATAGAACGCGCCTCCTCAACTACATAACGGAACTTCTCACGCTCCAGACCTCAAAAGAGCTCAGCGAATTACTTAACACTATGTTACACGACCCTATTAGGCTCTATGGTGTGCTGTCCCTAAGCAAGGAGATGCGCGTGAAGATGTCCGACATCTTGAGCAGGCTTGATGAGAAGCTCTCTGAGCAACTAATTAGTCTGGCCAGAAAGCAATTCAACTTGAGTGACTTAACAAGGATTGCGTTAAGCATCTTAATAGTTAAGGAGTTGGCGAAGGATTTGGAGGGCCTTAGAGGTTTATGGAGGACGAGAGCCTCCTTATGCGTGCTGATCAAGGAGCGTGGGACTGAGGTTAGGAGTATGTGTAGAGAAGGTATTGAGGGCATGTGCGTTGGCATGCGGATGCTTGAAGATCTGGGTAGTATCCTTAACCTGAGGTGTGGCTAGGTCGATTATACGCCGGTTACGGACCGATTACATATAAAACACTTAGCTGTGGAGTTCCTCACACGCTTATCAAACCTGTGTACGAAAGTATCATCAATGACAGGAAGGATGTTATGCTAATCAGTATGTTGTCATCTATTGGGTTGAATTCGTAGTGCTCTATGAACGACGAGAGGGCTGCTACGGGAATTCCCCACAGGCCTATGAAGTAGTAGCCTATTGGGAGGCAGACTAGGAACATGGCGAAGTTGCCCCACCAGGATTTAGTTCTTCTCCTGTAGATGAGGTTTCTGACCACCCCTGTCGCGGCATCACCAAAAGACATAAAGAGAACGGGGATCAGGCCGTAGACAGGCGTTGAGAAGACTAGCCAAGATAACAGCAGGATGGTCCCCCAAGCTACGCAGAAGTTGACCTCATACATGTTCTCCCTCACCTGAAACCACGGCATCAATCTACCGGTCTTGTGCGGTAGCCAGGTGACTAGAGCTAGAACTAGAGCCAGTACGAAGGGTATGGTTGGTGAGGTGAAGAGGAACGGGACCAGGAGCGCCACGAGACCTCCCGCCAGGATGTGAATTATCTTCCTGTTGAAATAAACCGCGACATTATGTTGAAGCCCCTTCTTAGTCATGAGGTTGTATGTGTACTTAGTGCCATAGACTACCATCAACACATATATGAAGAGGATGCAAGCATACAGCAACTCCGCCGTTAAGTTGATGGGGGTTAGCACGTTCAGGTATATGCCTGTGTTCATTCTCTAATACCTCCAACATGCATGAGACTAGAGAACTATTCAATACCTAGCTTTTATATTTCACTCATACACACCATATGGGTGTCGATGTGACTTCCTGCAGGCAACATGAGTCAGGGATTGAGGGAGTTTCATGTTGCTGGGCTATCTGCTGATAGTAATTGCGTCCATTCTGTGGAGTCTGAGCCCAGCGATTATAAGCAGATTTAGCAGACGCATAAGACCGGTAACCTTTACAGGGCTAAGGGCTTCCATAGCTTCGGCCACGCTACTCATTCTCTTCTTAGTCAGGGGTGCGGGAATAGATAGCTTGAGTTACGTTGCGATAGCTGTGGTTACGTTGTCAGCCATCATAGGGCCGGGAGTCGGCGACGTCTTGTACACAAAGTCGATTCAAGCGCTAGGCGGCTTCCTAGCCGTGGTACTCGGCTACACCTACATATTCATAGCTCAGGCGATCGCTGTGTTCTTCCTGGGAGAACTCGCTAAAGCTACGCTGGTGTTCGGCAGTCTTCTCGCATTCGTTGGAGTGGTGATTGCTGTGCAGGGAGGTATAAATCGGGAAAGGCCCCTCAACATAAAGGCGAGGGGCGTGGCATATGCCGTGATGGCTTCAGTCAGCTGGGGTGTGTCCGCCTCCCTGATTAAAGTCGCTCTAAATTTCGCTGATGAGTTAACACTAACGCTGTTAAGACTGTCAACAATAGCTATTGTCTTCCTACCAGCGGGACTCCTGAGCGAAGGAGTGCCACTGAAGGGGGATTTAAAACTACTACTGCTGATAGCCACAATCACGGCAACTCTTG
This window of the Zestosphaera sp. genome carries:
- the glgB gene encoding 1,4-alpha-glucan branching protein GlgB; its protein translation is MSGDVLEYSLITEHDVTLFREGTHFKIYEKLGAHPLVIDGASGAYFAVWAPNATEVYVVGDFNEWRPNSHRLIPRKDGSGIWEGFIKGVRIGSRYKYYVVSRNGEYRVFKGDPYAYLWEKPPKTASVIWDLSYEWRDDEWLRSRKARNSYEAPVSIYEVHLGSWRRRPDEGNRFLSYRELADELCEYLVDMSYTHVEFLPVMEHPFYGSWGYQVTGYYAPTSRYGKPQDFMYLVDKLHRHGIGVVLDWVPSHFATDEHGLVFFDGTCLYEYEDWRKRIHPDWGSHVFDYSKGEVRSFLISNALFWIEKYHVDGLRMDAVASMLYLDYSRKPGEWTPNPLGGRENLEAVDFVRTFNKVVHRYCPGVLTIAEESSAWPKVSRPVENGGLGFDMKWNMGWMHDTLYYMSKDPIYRKYHHDILTFNVWYVFYENFINPLSHDEVVHGKKSLVRKMPGDDWQKFANLRLLYGYMYAHPGKKMLFMGNEIAQWDEWDHERGVDWHLLKHPEHRGVQAWVRDLNLVYVRESALHELDFSHEGFEWVDFRDREQSVIAFLRKGSSGDLMLVVLNFTPVVRSSYRVGVPRSGFWEELLNSDLRTYGGSGVSNAPGVMSENIPYHERPYSLVLTLPPLAAVFLKHRERY
- a CDS encoding DUF3536 domain-containing protein; its protein translation is MRRYVVIHAHFYQPSRENPWLSRVTQEASARPYHDWNEKVMEECYRPNALIPIVDKDGYVVDAVNNYSWLSFDVGPTLLTWLRENALDVYEAVVEADHVSRGRFSGHGSAIAQVYNHMIMPLAKRELKYLATYWGVEAFREAFGRSPEGMWLPETAVDDETLDVLAELSIKFTILAPHQASMVRTRSGEWADVSGGRINVRMPYLYRTSSGRAITLFFYDARLSHGVAFGDLLCNGDTLAESIAKAFSEEGKRELVVIATDGETYGHHKRHGHLALAYALRTLTEQGIARVTNFSEFLELSPPEHEVRIFEGSSWSCSHGVERWRNDCGCRVDTSRAWSQEWRKHLREAIDWLNSVLVSTYFNKGSELFKDPWRALLNYVSVAGKPERLLVEYLKDVCKTSLSDNAKVESLKLLEMMRHALLMQSSDGWFFDDISNIETVQIMKHAARAMELAKEFTGIDLENTFLRYVRKARSNVPELVNGENIYRELVKNASIDHYDICILHAVLSLVGLPLGKDGRRIFGYTVSDLMSLPITSGMFDAVLGKAVVTSSTTLEPIECAYYAHMADDHTILGASGPSRRVDLGSLNHEVLEHVKVQDSKGLRGVLSLHFTKVEDVLMIDLLAGMKNVSHRTRLLNYITELLTLQTSKELSELLNTMLHDPIRLYGVLSLSKEMRVKMSDILSRLDEKLSEQLISLARKQFNLSDLTRIALSILIVKELAKDLEGLRGLWRTRASLCVLIKERGTEVRSMCREGIEGMCVGMRMLEDLGSILNLRCG
- a CDS encoding dolichol kinase, translating into MNTGIYLNVLTPINLTAELLYACILFIYVLMVVYGTKYTYNLMTKKGLQHNVAVYFNRKIIHILAGGLVALLVPFLFTSPTIPFVLALVLALVTWLPHKTGRLMPWFQVRENMYEVNFCVAWGTILLLSWLVFSTPVYGLIPVLFMSFGDAATGVVRNLIYRRRTKSWWGNFAMFLVCLPIGYYFIGLWGIPVAALSSFIEHYEFNPIDDNILISITSFLSLMILSYTGLISV
- a CDS encoding DMT family transporter, which encodes MLLGYLLIVIASILWSLSPAIISRFSRRIRPVTFTGLRASIASATLLILFLVRGAGIDSLSYVAIAVVTLSAIIGPGVGDVLYTKSIQALGGFLAVVLGYTYIFIAQAIAVFFLGELAKATLVFGSLLAFVGVVIAVQGGINRERPLNIKARGVAYAVMASVSWGVSASLIKVALNFADELTLTLLRLSTIAIVFLPAGLLSEGVPLKGDLKLLLLIATITATLDWTLGMYIFVCSIGIIGVSATAVVTALTPVLSTITTRLIAREKPLLTNITGALLTSAGIIVTAL